ACACATAAGTATCGAAATCCGTACTGTCTACAGAAATAGTTACAGATTGACCCGCACGACCTTGAAAGTTGTGAACATCGTACAAACTTTTATCCTCATCCAGAACGTTGTCACCCTCTTCCAAAGCGCCTTGAACTTGTAAAATTGGTTGAATATCTGCCGCTCGGGCTGAGGCACAACTCCCCAAGGGTGCGAGCGTCATCAGACCGATCCCAAACGCTAGACCAATTTGTTCGTAAGCTTTGAAGTGTCGATGCGCCATAACAAATTTCGCCTCAATTAAGCCAACAAATTTATGAAGACGAAGAATTTATAGGTACTGTTCCTCATTGTTATTAGATGTCCCCGCAACGTAAGGCAACTCAACATGACTTTTAGCAGCGCAACTTTATTTTATTTGGGCTTTTTCCTGGCGTTTCTGAATCTGTGGCGAATCTCTTATTGGGATACTGCCATTGTTACAGCGATCGCGACCGTCGCGATCGCGGGCGTTAAGTCCAGCTTGTGCGTTCGCAGCGAGCAAAACCCGTCCTCTCCTGAGTTCCCGCCTCAAAAGAAGGCTTAATCTAGCAGCGGGGAGGGGATCGCGATCGCGGTGGGACTATTTTTGCTTACCCAAGTGCGTTGCTAATCCCTTTCGATCCCTGGAATACGATATTAATATCGAACTTTTGGAAAGGCGATCTTTGCGATCCCCTGTAAGAACTTATTCGATATCAGCC
This is a stretch of genomic DNA from Oscillatoria sp. FACHB-1406. It encodes these proteins:
- a CDS encoding PPC domain-containing protein gives rise to the protein MAHRHFKAYEQIGLAFGIGLMTLAPLGSCASARAADIQPILQVQGALEEGDNVLDEDKSLYDVHNFQGRAGQSVTISVDSTDFDTYVLIADDNGKVLEENDDLSEDNSNSRLTLTLPRDGTYHIIVNGYESKDRGRYNLTVN